AAATATCCGTTTTCCTGTAATCGTTGCTTTACAAAATAGACGACTACAATGACGTACTTTTAAAATACACAATTGAAAGAGGGCAGAGCATCTCTTTAAATGAGGCCAACCCCCACTCTCCCTTTAGTTTTTCCCTAATCCCtacttttctctctctttctccctCTGTTATTTCATTGGTAAACTCTAAAACAGTCACCAGGCTCTCTCTCTCTGTAATAATGGTTGTTCCACCATTATTATTATCTTCATAAGTCCTGAAACCAATCactcttttaaaattataacaagCAAATCATGGTTAGTCTTACTTTTTCtctcaatttaattcttttgttCTCTTCTCTCTCTTGTTAGCTGCGAAAATTAATTGTATTTGATATGTTCTACAGTTGATTTCTTCTCATTTACCTCGTTGGCTTCAAGTTCTTCTGACTGAGAAATTCTTTAATGCTTGTGTAATTCATGAAGAGgccaagaaaaatgaaaagaacgTCTATTGCTTGGACTGTTGTATTAGTATCTGCCCTCACTGCTTGTCCCCTCACAGCTCTCACAGGCTCCTACAGGTTCTCCCTTCCAGAATTCACCTTATAACATTGATTCTTTTTTCCTTGTTGTGCATGATTTCACGTTTTTCCTATGTCATGTTTTAGATAAGAAGGTATGTCTATCACGATGTTATAAGGTTGGATGATGCAACTAAGTTGATGGACTGTGCCTCTGTCCAAGTAAGTTTGCTCCTTAGTTCcaacaaaattgaatgaattttgcaAAGCTTAGACTTgtttcaaataaaagaaaaactggGAGTTAGGAAATTTCAAATGATGTAAACACCTCTCTTTTGGCTTGATTATCAGTCAACTTCTGGGTAAAGCACTGTTTGATAAAAGGAAGCTGAAATTTTCAGAAAAGAAGTCCTCTCTCTCTACGCTCtgcaaattatattattttgttattctaTAATGAATCAATTATTCATACTCACTGTCTCTCTTCTCTCTTTCGTTAGTCATACATAATAAACAGTGCAAAAGTGATATTTATAAACCAAAGGCCCCAGACAAGGCAGTTCAGAGGCTCCGGCAACTTCTGCACCACATGCGACAGATGCCTGCAACACCCGTATCTCTTTTGCTCTCTCTCCTGCAAGGTTTCCTTTTTACCCCATAACCACCACCTCCCAATCCCATTCTTTGATTCTCCACATTTTCTCATTCATTTTACCTACCCGCAGATTGATAATCTATTAAGAACAGAATACGGGCTTTCCAAGTTCCTATATGATTGCAATTATTTGCCATTACCTGACGTGGGTTTGGATGATGGTTTGGTGACACCTGAGTGGGTCCTTGAGCCGTCTGGTTCGACCAAAACCTCTTCAGGGTCTGATGGATACGGTGAAGAAGCGTGGTGCAGGGCACTTTCTTGCACTGCTACCACAGAGATTGTGAGAAAAAAGAGGAGTAGCTTAACCTGCCCTTCAGTATCCGGGAGTTTGATGAACCGGAGAAAGAAACCTCCACACCGGGCTCCACTCTACTGAATTTCCTTGTCCAGGGGGAGATTGGGACATTGTtggcattttatatttttatttagggCAATTTACGGATGAAATGATCATCCACTAACATCTCCCAATTTTGTTTTTGTACCTCTCTCTCCACTCCCTttgtgttaaatatatatattttccatttTACCCAGTTATTGTGAGTAATACCGACAGAAAGTACTGCAGTATTGCATTATTATCCCCTTTTTTCTATTATTAGATTCTAATTTATATTTCCAGTTATTATCTCTTCTTTTACTATTTGGATTCTAGCAATTACTGTTTTAGTAGTTGAGGGTCAAATTTCAAATTGGCTTAAATTTGTCACAATGAATCTCTTACTAAATCTTGAATAGGGTTGGGTTAGATTCTTATACTGaaacctttatttatttatttatttatctcaattatttagaaataattttagCCAACAGGTGTTGAATATTAATGAAATAATGGAGCAATTACAAATCCAGAAACCGTCTCTCTCTTTCAATATCCTTcttattgcttttctttttcaatgGACAGAATGGGGACAAAATTGGAACACAAAGAGCAATGCCATGCATCAATTATTTTACTGTTTCCCCTTGTCCAATGTCTCTCCATTTGAGAAAACAGGGTAGGTCTTGACTAGTCTAAAATACTAATTTTGCATTTCAATCTTAATTGGAACTTGTGACcttaattttcttacttttaatTACAGATTTAGGGGTATCTTAGTACGTACATGTAGCTACTTTGAGATACGTGTACCCCACTCCACCGTTCTGCTTAAACAATGAAGACTACATCAGATAAAACAAGTTTAGTTATTTTCCCATTGAAAGCATTCatcagaataataataatataaaacttgtttcttttcattaaaattttccaGGAAATATTTGCTTTTACAGTGCAATAGTATTAGACAGTTTATGGGGTCATTTCGGGTTGTATCAAACTTTTTCTAAAAAGGGGGTCGGAAAGGAAGCTTTTAAATAGCTGGCGCTCTCATTCATGAAGGAAAACACTGATAATGAGTAGGAGAAGACATGGATGAACAGGTAGAAGCTttgtttttaagaaataaaaagaaaatctatTTTTAAGGTTAGTTGAGGAAAGTGAGAAACATCGTTTAGGAAATTTGGAAGGGTAGATGGCAAGGATTTAGTCAGCAGAAGCAAGGCCAAGGACAAAAAACCGCTTTGGCATTTATTTGATACTACTCCCTGCTGTGGGTTTCTGCCACGTAGCAGGATATCTATTGGCATATTGTCATCTCTACACATGAATACAAATTGAAGTTTGAAGCATGCATGGCGAGGTTTGTatttaaagaaacaaaaattacAGCGTCACGACTCCTGGATTTTAGCTTGACAAACAAAATGGGACCACAATGCACTTAATttgctcttcttcttcttattcccATCTCTAGCTTGCATCTCAGTAGTTGCAAATATTAATGTGGTTGGAGCAGTTGATTGTTCAAAATCTCTGACAGGAAAAAGGAGTGAAGACAgaagttgattttctttttcattcacaCAATCTAAAATGGGTCCAG
The Gossypium hirsutum isolate 1008001.06 chromosome A07, Gossypium_hirsutum_v2.1, whole genome shotgun sequence genome window above contains:
- the LOC107934032 gene encoding protein RGF1 INDUCIBLE TRANSCRIPTION FACTOR 1, with the protein product MLISSHLPRWLQVLLTEKFFNACVIHEEAKKNEKNVYCLDCCISICPHCLSPHSSHRLLQIRRYVYHDVIRLDDATKLMDCASVQSYIINSAKVIFINQRPQTRQFRGSGNFCTTCDRCLQHPYLFCSLSCKIDNLLRTEYGLSKFLYDCNYLPLPDVGLDDGLVTPEWVLEPSGSTKTSSGSDGYGEEAWCRALSCTATTEIVRKKRSSLTCPSVSGSLMNRRKKPPHRAPLY